The Gemmatimonadales bacterium nucleotide sequence GGCGGTGCAGGGCGAGAGCTTCTCGTGGTTCCGGACCGAGACGCGCCTCACGGATTCCGACTTCAACTGGACGGCCGAGTTCGACGTGGGCGGCAAACACTGGGAGGTCATCGCCAACGTGGACCGCATCCCCGGCAGCCGGCCTCGGAGTGGACCGCTGGCCGACCTGCTCCGCTCCGCGCTGCATGCTCTGCACGAGGTCGTGAGTGCGGACACCACGGTACGGCATCGCCCCGTCCTAACGGCGTCCGTGCGCTTGGAGCCCGAACCAGGCGGGTTCCACGTGGTGCTCCGCGACGCTGACGTCGTCGCCGCGCTCCGGCGAGAGCGGCCCGCCACCGCGCGGTTCCGCTTCCGCCCCTGCGTGACGGATCCGGCGGATCCCTCGGCGCGTTGCGTGGACGAGCAGATCACCCTGAGCTATCCCTAGCTCGATGACCGGCGGCACAGGCGCGTCGGCACACCGCCTCACAGGCGCGCATGCGCACGGGCGCAAGGCTGCCGCGCTGCGCACGCTGCTTCTGTGCGCCTGCTGCGCCGGTGCGCCTGTGCCCGCTCTGGCCCAATGCCCCGACGGCACCCCGCCCCCGTGCGCGGGTGCGCGAGCCCGCGCGACGACGCGCGTTCCACCCCCGCCCGCCGAGCGCGGTCGCCGCTTTCTCATCCTGCCCTTCCGGAACCTCTCCCGCTCGCCCGAGCACGAGTGGCTCATCGAGGGCTCCACCACCATGCTGGGCGACGCGCTGGCGCGCTGGCGCGAGATCACCGTGGTGCGCGACGACCAGCTCTACCCGTCCCTGCGCCGGGGCGGCTTGGTGCCCGGCACCGTGATGGATCCGGCGCGGGTGCGGCGAGTCGCGGAGGAGACCGGCGGCTGGACCGCGGTGACGGGCGACGTGATCGCGACTGGAGGTCGGGTGCGCGTCAGCGCGCGCGCCTACGACGTGGTCACCAGCCGCGAGCTGGTGCGCGCCGCCGAAGACGTGCCCGCCGGCGGCGACGTGCGGCCCGCCTTCGAGCGCATCGGCACCGCCCTGCTGCGGACCGCCGGGCTCGGCACGGCCAGCGTGGACTTGGGCGCCACCACGACGCGCTCGCTCGACGCCTACCGGGCCTACCTCCGCGGCGTCGGGTTCGCCTCGCGCGCCCAGTACCGCCGCGCGCGCGAGGCGCTGCTCGAAGCGGTGCGGCTCGACAGCACGTTCGCCAAGCCCTACGTGACGCTGGCCCTGGCGTCCCTGTTCATCAACCCGCTCGGCGCCCTCTTGGAGCCGCAGAGCGCGGCCCAGCGCTATGCCGCGCGCGCCGTGCAGCTCGGCGCGCAACTGCCGCCCGCCGACCGGGAGGTGGCGGTGGCCTTGAGCGGGTTGCTCGAAGGACGGTTCTCGGCGGCGCGGCGCACGCTCGAGCGGCTCGTGGCGGCCGACTCGAATGACATCAATGCGCTGGGCATCCTGTCGCTGCTCGAGTGGTTCGATCCCATCCTGGTTCCCGTGGGAGCCGGCGAGCGGCCGCGTGGCTCACTCAACCGCACCAACCGTTTCGCGCAGCGCGTGCTCGAGTTGGACCCGGGGGGCCACGGGGCATTCATCCCGCTGGTCGCCGCGCACCTGCTGGCCGCGGGCGACTTGCCGGGCTTCGTGGTCGGCGTGCGCCGCGAGGCCGGCTCGTTCCAAGCGACGTTCTTTCAGGGGACCCCGCGTCTGTTCATCCCGATCCTGCGTGACAGCTTCGAGCTGGTGCCCGCCGAGTCGCTCGGCGCATGGCCGGCCAAGACGCTCTCGGCGGCGCGGCGGCGGGCATTGGACGCGGCGCGCGCCTGGGCGGACCGCTGGCTGACGGTCGGCCCCGCCGAGGGGGAGGCCCACGCCACCGCCGCCCGGGTGTTCGAGCGGCAGGGCGATCTCGAGCGCGCCTTGCGCGAGCTCGCGATCGCGGACTCGCTGGGCGTCGAGGCGGGTCTGACGATCGTGGGTGCCCGGCGGCTGGCACTGCTCGGCAAGCTGGGTCGTTATGCGGCGGCGCATCTCGTCGCGGACGGCTTGTGGACGGGCGGGCTCTTTTCCGGGCTCTTTCCCTTGCCGACCGACCAGACCGAGGCGCTGGCGTGGACGTTCAATCTGTTCCTGATGCGGGGTGAGTTCGGGCGCGCCGACTCGGCGGTCGGCGTCATGGCGGCAGCGCTCCAAGGGCTCGGCATTCTCCCCGATTCGGCGTTCGCCGCCGCCACGGCAATCCCCCTCGTCGCGGGATCGCCGGTGCGGCCCATCTGGCAGCTCGAGCTCCCGGCGGCCTTCCGCGCCGACGTGATGGACAGCGTGTGGGCGCGGCGCGAGCGGGTGCCGGCCCAGACTCGCGTGGGGCGCGCCCTGCCGACGCTCCAGCGGCTCGCGAGCGCCGCGGGGGTCGCGGACAGCGCGCTCGCCGGGCGGGTTCGCGCCGCGCCGTGGTATCAGGGGCCGAGGTGAGCTGCCGCGTGCCGCCCCGGGCTGAGGCCCGGGCTAGGCAAAGGCGAGTCCTGAAGGACGGGCCTTCAGGGCCTGCCTTACGCCGCACCCGCTCGGCGCTGGTTTCACGCCACGGCTTGCGCATATGATATCATGATGTAATGATGACGCCATGAGTGCCAAAGTCAGAACGCAGGTTCAGCTGGAGCGCCGCCAGTACGAACATCTGAAACGTCTCGCCTACGAGCGCCATAAATCGCTCTCGGCGGTGCTGCGCGACCTTCTGGACGAGGCTCTTGGGGCCGGGCGTCAGAAGCCGGCGCTGGTGAGGGAAGTTCGCCTCGCCCTGGTCGGCACCGGCAAGGACGTCGACGGCCGGCGCGACGTGGCGCGTGAGCATGACGACTACGCCTACGGGCGCCGACAGCCGTGAGCGTGTTCGTGGACACGTCGGCCTGGCTCGCCCTCGCGTCGGCGGGAGACCAGGACCACGCGGCCGCCCGGAAGGCCTACGCGGAGCTGGTCGCCAGAGATGAGCGGTTCATTACGACGTCCTATGTGCTCGCCGAGACGATGGGGCTCATTCAGCACCGGCTGGGCTGGAAGCCGCTGGAGCTGTTCGCGGCTGTAGCCCAGACCTGCGACGTGGCGTGGATGGACGGCGCGCGTCATCGCGCGGCGGAGGATCTCCTGTTCCAGCGCCGGAAACGGCGGGTCAACATCGTGGACGCCGGCAGCTTCACCGTCATGCGGGAGCTGGGCCTCGAGACCGCCTTCGCGTTCGACGCCGACTTCGCGCGCGAGGGCTTCAAGGTGGTGCCGGCATGAAGCGAGCGCGCGTTCCGACAGAGTCCGCGCCTGAAGCCGGTGCTCGGTGCGGCGCCAAAGCGGCTGTAGCTGCGGCTCCGCCTCTGCGGCTGAAGGCGCGTACCGGGGCGTCGCTTCAGCGACAGTCCTTTCGCCGAGTCGCAACATCAATCTCGTGGCGCGCGCTGTTCCTGTGCGTCTGCGCGTCTGGCGCGTCTGCGCGTCTGGCTTTCTCCCAGTGTCCCGACGGCACGCCGCCGCCCTGTGCGGGCGCGCGGCCCGCCGCCCCGTCGCAGGCCAGCATCGCGGTGCTGCCGTTCGCCAACCTCTCACGCGATTCCGCCGACGTCTATCTGGCCGAGGGCCTCACCGAGGAGTTGATCTCGCGCCTGGGTGCCGTCGCTCGCTTGCGCGTCCCGGGCCGGAGCGTGGTGGTGCGCGCGCAGGCGGCGGTCGCGGATCCGCAGGCGCTCGCGCGCCGGCTCGGCGTCAGGTATCTCGTCGAGGGCAGTGTCCGTCGCGGCGGGAACCGGCTCCGGGTCTCGGTGCGTTTGCTACGCGCCGCGGACGGTGTGCGGGTCTGGGGCGAGGACTACAACCGCGGACAGGAAGACCTCCTCGATGTCCAGGAGACCATCGCACGCGAGGTCGCCACGAATGTGGCCGGCCAGCTCCTGCCCGGTGAGCGCAGCGTCCTGGTGGCACGGCCGACGCGCGACCCCGCGGCGTGGGACCACTTCCTGCGCGGCAACCACGCCCTCGGCACCCGCAGCGCGGGCTCGCTCGCGGCCGCGATCCGCGAGTACCACCGGGCGCTTGCGCTGGACTCGACCTTCACCGCCGCGCAGGCACGCATCGCCTACGCCTACGTGCTGGCAGGCCTGTACGGCCTCGAGGGCATCCCGGCCGACAGCGCGGCGGTGCGCGCCGAACGCGCCGCACAGCGCGCGCTGCTGCTCGACCAGAACTCGTCCGACGCCTGGCTGGCGTGGGGCTGGCTCCGCGCCGGCACCAACACCGCCAGCGGCATGCGTGAGGCGCGCTCGGCCCTCGAGCGCGCCGTCCGCCTCGACCCCCGCAACGCCGAGGCGCACCATCAGCTGGGACAGGTCCTGACGTTCCTCGGTCAGGACTCCGCCGCCGTCGCCACGTACGAGCGGGCCCTGGCCATCGATCCGCTACGCGCGCAGACGCTCTACGAGTTGTCCCTCGTACTCTCCTTCTCGCACCGGTGGGTCGTCACCCTCCGC carries:
- a CDS encoding PIN domain-containing protein, which gives rise to MSVFVDTSAWLALASAGDQDHAAARKAYAELVARDERFITTSYVLAETMGLIQHRLGWKPLELFAAVAQTCDVAWMDGARHRAAEDLLFQRRKRRVNIVDAGSFTVMRELGLETAFAFDADFAREGFKVVPA